The following proteins come from a genomic window of Mucinivorans hirudinis:
- a CDS encoding Mobile element protein produces MFHFVALKGNEMKQTLKQQLTITREQRNKYYLKQIQKLSEEREVLYMERFPDENHLSSYCGVSPGNNESAGKKKVQRP; encoded by the coding sequence TTGTTTCATTTCGTTGCCCTTAAGGGCAACGAAATGAAACAAACACTAAAACAACAACTAACAATAACCCGAGAGCAAAGAAACAAATACTATCTTAAGCAGATACAAAAACTGTCCGAAGAGAGGGAAGTATTATATATGGAACGATTTCCTGATGAGAACCATTTAAGTTCTTATTGTGGTGTAAGTCCGGGCAATAATGAGAGTGCGGGTAAAAAAAAAGTACAAAGACCATAA
- a CDS encoding Mobile element protein — translation MGATQIPLAERREMVEKNHPRLSLVQQCILLNICRSGIYYASKGRASADELAVKAEIDRTYTKMPFYGVERMTEHLRKKGFTISPKRVRRYFRDMCISAIYPKPNTTWHNKEHKIYPYLLRGLTIDRVNQVWSTDITYIPMNGGYMYLCAIIDWHSRFVLAWGISNTHDSEFCQELLKEAIARYGKPEIFNTDQGSEFTAKEFVKILEENEIQISMDGKGRALDNIFVERLWRSVKYEYIYLSNPGSGKELYDGLTDYFRLYNTERLHQSLEYKTPSEVYMTAA, via the coding sequence GTGGGAGCTACTCAAATCCCGTTAGCCGAGCGTAGAGAGATGGTAGAAAAGAATCATCCTCGGCTGAGTTTAGTTCAGCAGTGCATATTGCTAAACATTTGCCGCAGTGGCATATACTATGCGAGCAAAGGAAGAGCAAGTGCAGATGAGCTTGCTGTTAAAGCAGAGATAGACCGCACCTATACCAAAATGCCTTTCTATGGTGTCGAGCGGATGACTGAACACTTGCGAAAGAAAGGTTTTACGATAAGCCCTAAGCGAGTGCGTCGTTACTTTCGGGATATGTGCATCAGTGCTATCTACCCCAAGCCTAACACCACGTGGCATAATAAGGAGCATAAGATATACCCCTATCTATTGCGAGGATTAACTATTGACAGGGTAAATCAGGTTTGGAGTACCGACATCACCTATATCCCAATGAATGGAGGTTATATGTACCTGTGCGCCATCATTGATTGGCATTCACGCTTTGTGTTGGCTTGGGGGATAAGCAATACCCACGATAGCGAGTTCTGCCAAGAGTTGCTCAAAGAGGCTATTGCCAGATACGGCAAGCCGGAGATATTCAACACCGACCAAGGGAGTGAGTTCACGGCCAAGGAGTTCGTTAAGATACTTGAAGAAAATGAGATACAGATAAGTATGGACGGTAAAGGTAGGGCTTTGGATAATATTTTTGTCGAAAGGTTGTGGCGCAGCGTAAAATATGAGTATATTTACCTGTCGAACCCCGGCAGCGGCAAAGAGTTATATGATGGCTTGACTGACTATTTTCGTCTTTACAACACCGAAAGGCTACATCAATCGCTTGAATACAAGACTCCGAGTGAGGTCTATATGACGGCGGCATAG
- a CDS encoding Tyrosine type site-specific recombinase codes for MLGHSTIKSTRIYAQISYEKVDSDMKRLAKSIKGKYQLANL; via the coding sequence ATGCTGGGGCATAGCACGATAAAATCCACTCGTATCTACGCTCAAATATCTTATGAGAAAGTGGATAGCGATATGAAGCGACTTGCCAAAAGTATCAAAGGAAAATATCAATTAGCAAACTTATAA
- a CDS encoding Integrase gives MDKVKYNTFAVMFYINKGRIKKNGTTTVMGRISVSGEMVQFSTQMDVDPTLWDAKRYRLKGRERESIEINNQLQELTDAITGYHKDFIKQQGYVTAELLKNRVCNIGQKTDMLLELFREHNEQYKRMVGVNREEKSFLIYHYAMNYIADFIKSQYGVEDIELIKLNLRFLEDMMLFLRGEKGLSVNTANGVAISLKRVIKCAINQGTLRKDPFVGYKFDVVPPECRHQIEEDLHKLMTTEIKSKALCFSRDMFIFSTFTGTSFSDVVKLTDKNIGINNNGDKHLTFKRQKTGTECYVPLLDIPLKIIEKYRSERKSERLFNMTTWSTMYENLGKMQKLCGLKEPISYHQSRHNFGTLITLLNDVPIETVAKMMGHKDLKTTEIYARMSNKKVGDDMKRIIKSSKSKFKLFEDRDMPIVEEYNYFEFRDRYEKRYGKNQ, from the coding sequence ATGGATAAGGTAAAGTATAACACCTTTGCGGTGATGTTTTACATCAACAAAGGGCGAATCAAAAAAAACGGTACGACCACTGTTATGGGGCGCATATCGGTTAGCGGTGAGATGGTTCAATTCTCAACACAGATGGACGTAGATCCTACACTTTGGGATGCTAAAAGGTATCGTCTGAAAGGGCGAGAGCGTGAGTCCATTGAAATCAACAACCAATTACAGGAGCTAACAGATGCGATTACCGGCTATCATAAGGATTTTATTAAACAGCAGGGGTATGTAACGGCAGAGCTTCTGAAAAATAGAGTTTGCAACATCGGGCAGAAAACCGATATGTTGCTCGAACTCTTTCGGGAGCATAACGAGCAATACAAGCGGATGGTTGGGGTTAATAGAGAGGAGAAAAGCTTTCTGATATACCACTATGCGATGAACTACATTGCCGATTTTATAAAATCTCAATATGGCGTAGAAGATATAGAACTAATCAAATTGAATCTTAGGTTCTTAGAGGATATGATGCTCTTTCTAAGAGGAGAAAAGGGATTGTCTGTAAATACAGCCAACGGGGTTGCCATTTCGCTCAAGCGAGTTATCAAATGTGCAATAAATCAAGGAACGCTACGCAAAGATCCATTTGTGGGGTATAAGTTTGATGTAGTACCGCCGGAGTGTCGCCACCAAATAGAGGAGGATTTGCACAAGCTGATGACAACAGAGATTAAATCGAAAGCCCTCTGTTTTAGTCGTGATATGTTTATATTTTCCACATTTACAGGCACTTCATTTTCGGATGTTGTAAAACTGACGGATAAAAACATAGGCATTAACAACAATGGTGATAAACATCTCACCTTCAAACGACAAAAGACAGGTACGGAATGCTATGTTCCTCTGCTTGATATTCCGCTGAAAATCATTGAGAAATATCGGAGCGAGCGTAAAAGCGAGAGGCTCTTTAATATGACTACGTGGTCTACGATGTACGAGAATCTGGGTAAGATGCAAAAACTTTGCGGACTAAAAGAGCCCATCTCATACCACCAAAGTCGCCATAATTTCGGAACGCTGATTACTCTGCTGAACGATGTGCCTATTGAGACGGTAGCCAAGATGATGGGACATAAAGATTTGAAAACTACCGAGATCTACGCACGTATGAGTAATAAAAAGGTGGGGGATGATATGAAGCGAATCATCAAGAGCAGCAAAAGCAAATTTAAGCTCTTTGAAGACCGGGATATGCCAATCGTGGAGGAGTATAATTATTTTGAATTTAGAGATAGGTATGAAAAGAGATATGGTAAAAATCAGTGA
- a CDS encoding Conjugative transposon protein TraB, with the protein MSDNLEEFITQGQIAGLPKEKNHPFANERTERTEQSSPTLPIPPIEPTKRSSPKQRKASIEEYQQTYLTTPKIVDRQTIFISRTLRDEVDVVVRRLGDRKLSVSGFVENLVRAHLSDYASELDGWKRM; encoded by the coding sequence ATGTCAGACAATTTAGAGGAATTCATCACACAGGGGCAGATTGCAGGCTTGCCAAAAGAGAAAAATCATCCTTTCGCAAATGAGCGAACCGAGCGAACCGAGCAGAGTTCACCAACTTTACCTATTCCACCAATCGAACCGACTAAACGTAGTTCACCCAAGCAGCGCAAGGCATCTATAGAGGAGTATCAACAAACCTATCTCACTACTCCAAAGATAGTTGATAGGCAGACTATTTTTATCAGTCGAACGCTACGAGATGAAGTTGATGTAGTCGTCAGACGGTTGGGAGATAGAAAACTGAGCGTATCGGGTTTTGTAGAAAACCTTGTTCGTGCGCACCTTAGCGACTACGCCAGTGAACTTGATGGGTGGAAACGAATGTAG
- a CDS encoding Mobilization protein BmgA: MNRIDFNGKRISDQNERFRSTKICKEITIKHGLYVSSGKENVKRKQLREPNATKYRIYDALCKHVPQSRSWGELRSRLRTEGVELGFKTKGSTDQIEGVRFTMNNLSFNGSKVDRQFSYSKIDCALRRNAREQQSITPTLYTPSTPTHSAVEQVSNAFGGLFDMPILPNGTDPEEEAFRKRMQRKKKKGIRF, from the coding sequence ATGAACCGCATCGACTTCAACGGCAAACGCATATCCGACCAAAACGAAAGGTTTAGAAGTACGAAAATTTGCAAAGAAATCACCATCAAACACGGCTTGTATGTTTCGAGCGGAAAAGAGAACGTCAAGCGAAAGCAGCTACGAGAACCCAATGCAACAAAGTATCGGATTTACGATGCACTTTGCAAGCACGTTCCACAGTCGAGGTCGTGGGGTGAGCTCCGCAGCAGGCTCAGAACCGAGGGCGTAGAGTTAGGTTTCAAAACCAAAGGTTCAACCGACCAAATTGAGGGAGTAAGGTTTACGATGAACAACCTCTCGTTCAATGGCTCAAAGGTAGATAGGCAGTTCAGTTACTCCAAAATCGACTGCGCACTAAGGCGAAACGCACGAGAGCAGCAGAGCATAACCCCAACGCTCTACACTCCTTCAACTCCGACCCACTCCGCAGTCGAACAGGTATCAAATGCCTTCGGAGGATTATTCGATATGCCGATACTTCCCAACGGCACAGACCCCGAAGAGGAAGCATTCCGCAAACGGATGCAACGCAAAAAGAAAAAAGGAATCAGATTTTAA
- a CDS encoding Mobile element protein, translated as MFRDVYDIEDSEQAKGYLSFWRNMAIESNTQPFIKFANMLKAYWSGVVKYFDSKLTNGILEGINAKIQLLKRRARGFRNIKNFINMIYFCCAKLKFDCPRLTT; from the coding sequence ATGTTTAGAGATGTGTATGATATTGAAGATTCCGAGCAGGCAAAGGGTTATTTGAGTTTTTGGCGTAATATGGCGATAGAATCTAATACTCAGCCGTTTATTAAGTTTGCTAATATGCTTAAGGCCTATTGGTCTGGAGTGGTAAAATATTTCGATTCTAAACTGACAAATGGTATCCTCGAAGGTATAAATGCTAAAATTCAACTGCTGAAAAGAAGGGCAAGAGGCTTCCGTAATATCAAAAACTTTATAAATATGATTTACTTCTGTTGCGCAAAACTAAAATTTGACTGCCCACGACTTACGACATAG
- a CDS encoding Mobile element protein, whose amino-acid sequence MRQLVSKEDATLSVREQCRLLEINRSGVYYKPVGVSAENLEVMRLMDRHNTFHPDEGVQSMRNMLMQHQLVVNHKRIRRLMRLMDIKAIYPRKNLTKQAKGEYKYAYLLRNMDITRRNQVWSIDITYIAMANGFMYLTAIIDVYSRFIVGWHVGNSLDAQVSVDVLKEAIARYGKPEIVNSDQGSQYTSADWVSCVQSYKTDDSEIKISMDGKGRATDNIWIERFWRTIKRGYVYLHPAEDGIELHLGVRDYIDYYNYSKGHTAHHGLPPCTAFGVAKPSNVESSKKALHYIKLPETMGTLQIN is encoded by the coding sequence ATGAGGCAGCTTGTAAGCAAAGAGGACGCGACCCTTAGTGTTCGCGAGCAGTGCAGATTATTGGAGATTAATCGTTCGGGTGTATATTACAAGCCCGTTGGTGTTAGTGCTGAGAACTTGGAGGTTATGCGTTTGATGGACAGGCATAACACCTTTCACCCTGACGAGGGTGTTCAGAGTATGCGTAATATGTTGATGCAGCATCAACTCGTTGTTAATCACAAACGAATAAGGCGACTTATGCGATTGATGGACATTAAGGCTATCTATCCCCGTAAGAATCTAACCAAGCAGGCAAAGGGTGAGTATAAATATGCTTATCTGCTTCGCAATATGGACATTACCCGGCGCAATCAGGTGTGGTCAATAGATATAACCTATATTGCAATGGCTAATGGATTTATGTACCTTACGGCGATTATCGACGTTTACAGCCGTTTTATCGTTGGCTGGCACGTTGGCAATAGCCTTGATGCACAGGTTTCTGTGGATGTACTCAAGGAAGCTATTGCACGTTACGGCAAGCCCGAAATAGTAAACTCTGACCAGGGTAGTCAATATACCTCGGCTGATTGGGTAAGTTGTGTGCAATCATATAAAACCGATGACAGTGAGATAAAAATCAGCATGGACGGCAAGGGTCGGGCGACGGATAATATTTGGATAGAGCGTTTCTGGCGCACGATTAAACGCGGATATGTATATCTGCACCCCGCCGAAGACGGCATCGAATTGCACCTCGGCGTGCGCGACTACATCGACTACTACAATTACTCTAAGGGGCACACAGCCCACCACGGGCTACCGCCCTGCACCGCCTTCGGCGTAGCAAAACCCTCCAATGTTGAGAGCTCAAAAAAGGCTCTCCATTACATAAAACTACCCGAAACCATGGGCACACTGCAAATAAATTAA
- a CDS encoding Mobile element protein, producing MGATQIPLAERREMVEKNHPRLSLVQQCILLNICRSGIYYASKGRASADELAVKAEIDRTYTKMPFYGVERMTEHLRKKGFTISPKRVRRYFRDMCISAIYPKPNTTWHNKEHKIYPYLLRGLTIDRVNQVWSTDITYIPMNGGYMYLCAIIDWHSRFVLAWGISNTHDSEFCQELLKEAIARYGKPEIFNTDQGSEFTAKEFVKILEENEIQISMDGKGRALDNIFVERLWRSVKYEYIYLSNPGSGKELYDGLTDYFRLYNTERLHQSLEYKTPSEVYMTAA from the coding sequence GTGGGAGCTACTCAAATCCCGTTAGCCGAGCGTAGAGAGATGGTAGAAAAGAATCATCCTCGGCTGAGTTTAGTTCAGCAGTGCATATTGCTAAACATTTGCCGCAGTGGCATATACTATGCGAGCAAAGGAAGAGCAAGTGCAGATGAGCTTGCTGTTAAAGCAGAGATAGACCGCACCTATACCAAAATGCCTTTCTATGGTGTCGAGCGGATGACTGAACACTTGCGAAAGAAGGGTTTTACGATAAGCCCTAAGCGAGTGCGTCGTTACTTTCGGGATATGTGCATCAGTGCTATCTACCCCAAGCCTAACACCACGTGGCATAATAAGGAGCATAAGATATACCCCTATCTATTGCGAGGATTAACTATTGACAGGGTAAATCAGGTTTGGAGTACCGACATCACCTATATCCCAATGAATGGAGGTTATATGTACCTGTGCGCCATCATTGATTGGCATTCGCGCTTTGTGTTGGCTTGGGGGATAAGCAATACTCACGATAGCGAGTTCTGCCAAGAGTTGCTCAAAGAGGCTATTGCCAGATACGGCAAGCCGGAGATATTCAACACCGACCAAGGGAGTGAGTTCACGGCCAAGGAGTTCGTTAAGATACTTGAAGAAAATGAGATACAGATAAGTATGGACGGTAAAGGTAGGGCTTTGGATAATATTTTTGTCGAAAGGTTGTGGCGCAGCGTAAAATATGAGTATATTTACCTGTCGAACCCCGGCAGCGGCAAAGAGTTATATGATGGCTTGACTGACTATTTTCGTCTTTACAACACCGAAAGGCTACATCAATCGCTTGAATACAAGACTCCGAGTGAGGTCTATATGACGGCGGCATAG
- a CDS encoding ABC transporter ATP-binding protein — protein MKSPPFLSKKTLKKLFGVEVGLGIFLLGSVLYVTWILLFMKRRRKLDYMRFQESANNQSSIVQLINGMQDIKLNNCEKQKRWEWERIQAKLFQVSIKSLVLGQTQEVGGTFIDQTKNVVISFLAASSVIEGKMTLGMMMALQYIIGQLNAPLSQFIQFVQSTQDAKISIERLNEVQEKDDEEPTDKDFLKDIPNNADIEFKGVTFQYEGPRSPKAVNDLTVTIPSNKVTAIVGASGSGKTTMLKMMLGFYHPVDGDITLGGKKLAQYSASSWRKVCGSVMQEGFIFSDTIANNIGVSDELPNMERVRCATKIANIEEFVDGLPLGYNTKIGADGNGLSTGQKQRLLIARAAYKDAKFLFFDEATNSLDANNERTIMARLEQLFKDKTVVVVAHRLSTVKNADNIIVLDNGSIVEQGTHQELISIRGYYYELVKNQLELGN, from the coding sequence ATGAAATCACCCCCATTTTTGAGCAAAAAAACACTGAAAAAACTTTTTGGCGTTGAAGTTGGGCTAGGTATTTTCCTTCTTGGTAGTGTACTGTATGTTACGTGGATTCTCTTATTTATGAAACGTAGACGAAAGCTAGATTATATGCGCTTTCAGGAATCGGCCAATAATCAAAGTAGTATAGTGCAACTTATTAATGGCATGCAGGATATTAAACTTAATAACTGCGAAAAACAGAAACGTTGGGAATGGGAGAGAATACAAGCCAAACTGTTTCAAGTGTCTATTAAAAGTCTTGTTTTAGGGCAAACTCAAGAGGTGGGTGGCACGTTTATAGACCAAACAAAAAATGTAGTAATATCGTTTTTGGCTGCGAGTTCTGTAATAGAGGGCAAAATGACTCTCGGCATGATGATGGCATTACAATATATTATTGGGCAACTTAATGCACCCTTGTCACAGTTTATCCAATTTGTGCAGAGTACGCAAGATGCTAAAATATCTATTGAGCGACTCAATGAGGTGCAGGAAAAAGACGACGAAGAACCCACAGATAAAGATTTTTTAAAAGATATACCTAATAATGCAGACATAGAGTTTAAGGGTGTTACATTTCAATATGAAGGACCTCGCTCTCCAAAGGCCGTAAATGATTTGACTGTCACTATTCCATCTAACAAGGTTACAGCAATAGTTGGGGCATCTGGAAGCGGCAAGACCACAATGCTAAAGATGATGTTAGGATTTTATCATCCGGTAGATGGGGATATTACTCTTGGAGGTAAAAAGTTAGCTCAATATAGCGCATCCTCTTGGCGAAAGGTGTGCGGTTCAGTAATGCAGGAGGGCTTTATATTTTCCGACACGATAGCTAACAACATAGGGGTATCAGACGAACTACCTAATATGGAACGAGTAAGGTGCGCTACTAAGATAGCAAATATTGAGGAGTTTGTAGATGGGTTGCCGTTAGGTTACAACACTAAAATCGGAGCTGATGGTAATGGGTTGAGTACAGGGCAAAAACAACGTTTACTGATAGCTAGGGCAGCGTATAAAGATGCTAAATTCTTATTCTTTGATGAGGCTACCAATTCTCTTGACGCTAACAATGAGCGAACGATTATGGCTAGATTGGAACAGTTATTTAAGGATAAAACAGTAGTGGTTGTTGCTCACAGACTATCTACGGTTAAAAATGCAGATAATATTATTGTTTTAGACAATGGATCTATCGTAGAGCAAGGAACACATCAAGAACTGATATCCATACGAGGTTATTATTATGAACTGGTTAAAAATCAGCTTGAATTAGGAAATTAG
- a CDS encoding putative hemolysin secretion protein, protein MPTRDNFHSEEVQTIMGKVPSWVVRWGITVVFIIFGGIFLGCYFIKYPDIITSPAQITTHNPPVDLISRYDGLIDTLFVRDGETVESGDMVAILDNTAEWADVKFISERLKFVSAVNYSKMIQEPWIGKNYNLGEIQSAFSAFQKSAKDYYHYVTTEHISKKKELLREQIVKNREYFVKIKGQYKHIEKDLEIQRKSFERDSILYAENVISSADFETSSQNLIQKQNTQSGFNATLSSIELKAMQLEQQLVELNIQQENETSEHERLLSQSSQQLIAEIARWRRVYTLTSPTSGRITFVSYWIENQHVKVGDKLASIVPQSDTQVIGRVQIPSAGFGKVKIGQKANIKLNGYPYMEFGVLKGEIQSLSAVPEQIQTTNGNTIVYIAEVSFSEGLKTSYGKELPMIQQMDGTADVITEDMRLISRFFNPIISLFKNR, encoded by the coding sequence ATGCCAACAAGAGATAATTTTCATAGCGAAGAGGTACAGACAATAATGGGGAAAGTTCCATCTTGGGTCGTAAGATGGGGTATTACTGTTGTATTTATAATATTCGGAGGGATATTCCTAGGATGCTACTTTATAAAGTACCCTGACATTATTACATCGCCAGCTCAGATAACTACACATAACCCTCCTGTAGATCTAATTTCTCGTTACGATGGGTTAATAGACACTCTATTTGTTAGAGATGGAGAAACAGTAGAAAGTGGTGATATGGTCGCCATTTTAGATAATACGGCTGAGTGGGCAGACGTCAAATTTATATCAGAGCGACTAAAATTTGTCTCAGCCGTAAATTATTCGAAAATGATACAAGAACCGTGGATAGGTAAAAACTATAATTTAGGAGAGATACAAAGTGCTTTTTCTGCATTTCAGAAAAGTGCTAAAGATTATTATCACTATGTAACAACGGAACATATCTCGAAGAAGAAAGAGCTGTTACGAGAGCAGATTGTCAAGAACAGAGAGTACTTTGTAAAGATAAAAGGGCAGTACAAACACATTGAAAAGGATTTAGAGATACAAAGAAAATCATTTGAGAGGGACTCTATTTTATATGCCGAAAATGTAATCTCTTCGGCTGATTTTGAAACTTCTTCACAAAATCTAATTCAGAAACAAAATACACAATCTGGATTTAATGCAACTCTTTCATCTATAGAGCTTAAAGCCATGCAGTTAGAACAGCAACTCGTGGAGCTGAATATTCAACAAGAGAACGAGACTTCAGAGCACGAACGACTGTTATCACAAAGCTCCCAACAACTCATAGCCGAAATAGCAAGATGGCGACGGGTGTACACTTTAACATCACCTACATCAGGGCGTATAACATTCGTAAGCTATTGGATCGAAAACCAACATGTAAAAGTAGGCGATAAACTTGCGAGTATAGTGCCTCAAAGTGATACACAAGTCATAGGGCGAGTTCAAATACCTTCAGCAGGATTTGGCAAAGTAAAGATAGGTCAAAAGGCAAACATAAAACTTAATGGCTATCCATATATGGAGTTTGGAGTGTTAAAGGGCGAGATACAGTCTCTGTCTGCTGTGCCAGAACAGATACAAACAACCAATGGAAATACTATTGTGTATATTGCAGAGGTTTCGTTCTCAGAGGGATTAAAAACGTCGTATGGTAAAGAATTACCAATGATTCAACAAATGGATGGTACGGCAGATGTCATAACTGAAGATATGAGGTTAATCTCTCGCTTCTTTAATCCTATTATCTCACTATTTAAAAATAGATAA
- a CDS encoding Transposase, IS4 family produces MDNHTNLIKIYLLVCENWDNNLKYVSARHSNNANPEFTDQAIITIMTYCAAYEKRFGIIEAYCFTNTYLRSWFPKLPSYVAFNTRANRNADTFRAFTQLLISYLEPAACSKIMQVVDSLPIITCSGKRTPKVATEIVSKGYCPSKSLFYHGVKLHTLGSVIEGTLPFPRSIFVSSASESDLNVFRDNWSLIRNMVTFADKAYIDSAMQTQMASVDYEILTPVKHPKGTCDVIKQMFASADNLYSAAVSRVRQPIESWFNWLIQKTDIQRASKIHSTNGLIVHIFNKINAALCNRFL; encoded by the coding sequence ATGGATAACCACACAAATTTAATCAAAATTTATCTGCTTGTATGCGAAAACTGGGACAATAACCTGAAATATGTCTCCGCTCGCCATTCAAACAATGCAAACCCAGAGTTCACCGACCAAGCAATTATCACAATTATGACCTATTGTGCTGCATACGAAAAACGATTTGGGATTATTGAGGCTTATTGCTTTACTAATACCTACTTGCGCAGTTGGTTTCCAAAACTTCCTTCGTATGTAGCTTTCAATACACGTGCTAATAGAAATGCAGATACATTTAGGGCATTTACTCAGCTGCTAATTAGCTACTTAGAACCAGCAGCTTGCTCCAAAATTATGCAAGTTGTAGATTCATTGCCTATTATTACTTGCTCGGGCAAGAGAACTCCAAAGGTCGCAACCGAAATAGTTAGCAAAGGGTATTGCCCTTCTAAATCATTATTTTATCACGGAGTTAAACTACATACGCTGGGAAGCGTGATAGAAGGCACATTACCTTTTCCTCGCTCAATTTTTGTCTCTTCAGCATCCGAAAGCGACCTTAATGTATTTCGAGATAATTGGAGCCTAATTCGCAATATGGTAACTTTTGCAGACAAAGCCTATATTGATTCAGCTATGCAAACGCAAATGGCATCAGTTGATTATGAAATACTTACTCCCGTCAAACATCCAAAAGGCACTTGCGATGTTATTAAACAGATGTTTGCATCGGCGGATAACTTGTACTCGGCGGCTGTATCAAGGGTGCGTCAACCTATCGAATCGTGGTTCAATTGGTTAATTCAAAAAACAGATATTCAAAGAGCATCTAAAATCCACTCTACCAACGGACTCATAGTACATATATTCAACAAAATTAACGCAGCTCTATGCAACCGATTTCTTTAA
- a CDS encoding Mobile element protein, translated as MEDSILTKEKKNNAGAKPYDVVMLFKILILQRYFGLSDGQVE; from the coding sequence TTGGAGGATTCCATTTTAACCAAAGAGAAGAAGAACAACGCGGGTGCAAAACCTTACGATGTCGTGATGCTATTCAAGATTTTGATACTTCAACGCTACTTCGGATTATCTGATGGTCAGGTAGAGTAA
- a CDS encoding Mobile element protein has product MGLSSGDKVPDEKTVWSFREKLTNNQTIEKTFVLFRDVLNAKGLILNEGKMVDATFATAPIQRNTREENKQIKDGDGAALWNNKPHKKRHKDIDARWTQKGGQNYYGYKNHTKVDAKSKFIDCYKVTDASVHDSQPLEDLLDENDKGQPLYGDSAYTGANQDDVIENAKMINQVCERGYRNHPLTEEQKASNREKSSVRSRVEHVFGFMEQSMHGIKVWSALV; this is encoded by the coding sequence TTGGGGTTGTCTTCGGGTGATAAAGTTCCCGATGAGAAGACGGTTTGGTCTTTTCGCGAGAAATTGACCAACAACCAAACCATAGAAAAGACCTTCGTTCTTTTTCGCGATGTACTCAATGCGAAAGGTTTGATTCTCAATGAGGGAAAAATGGTTGATGCTACATTTGCAACTGCTCCTATTCAACGCAATACCCGTGAGGAGAACAAGCAGATAAAAGATGGCGATGGTGCTGCATTATGGAATAATAAACCCCACAAGAAGAGGCACAAAGACATTGATGCAAGATGGACACAGAAAGGTGGGCAGAATTACTATGGCTATAAGAATCACACAAAGGTGGATGCTAAGAGCAAGTTTATTGATTGTTATAAAGTTACGGATGCTTCGGTGCACGATTCACAGCCGTTAGAGGATTTACTAGATGAGAACGACAAGGGGCAACCTCTATATGGAGACAGTGCTTATACTGGTGCTAATCAGGATGATGTCATTGAGAATGCGAAGATGATAAATCAGGTGTGCGAGAGGGGTTATAGGAATCATCCTTTGACTGAAGAGCAGAAGGCGAGCAATCGCGAGAAGTCAAGTGTTCGCTCTCGTGTGGAGCACGTTTTTGGGTTTATGGAGCAGTCGATGCACGGTATCAAGGTGTGGAGTGCATTGGTATAG
- a CDS encoding Mobile element protein: MECIGIVRATGILGLMNLTYNLFRYEQVVRLNLLPIKN, from the coding sequence GTGGAGTGCATTGGTATAGTGCGAGCCACTGGGATACTTGGTCTTATGAACCTCACCTACAATCTGTTTAGATACGAACAGGTTGTACGACTGAATCTATTACCGATAAAAAACTAA